CTGGCCGCGCTGGCCGATCCCGCGTTTTCCGGTTTCGCGCGGGCACGCGTTCCCGCTCTCGCGGCTCGGCTCGGCATGACCGAATACTCGGCCGAACTCGACCGGTTGTTCCTAGCGCTGTTCGAAACCGAAAACCTGACCAAGATCCTGGGCGAGGTGGTTGCCGATGCCGGCCTCAACCAGCTCCGCATCGCCGAGACGGAGAAATACGCGCACGTCACGTTCTTCCTCAACGGCGGGCGCGAACAGGAGTTCCCCGGCGAAGAGCGCATCCTGGTGCCGTCGCCGAAGGTCGCGACCTACGACCTGAAGCCGGAAATGTCGGCGATCGAAGTGACCGATCGGCTGGTCGAGGCGATCGACTCGGGCCGTTTCGACTTGATCGTGGTCAACTACGCCAACGGCGACATGGTCGGCCACACGGGCGTTCTTTCCGCCGCGATCCGGGCGGCGGAAACGATCGACGCTTGCCTCGGCCGGCTGGAGCGCGCGCTGATCGAGGCGGGCGGCGCCATGCTGATCACCGCCGATCACGGCAACTGCGAGCAGATGGCGGACCGCGCCACCGGCCAGGCGCACACCGCCCACACGCTCAACCTCGTGCCGGCGATCCTGGTCAACGGCCCGGCGTCGATAGTCGGTTTGCGCGACGGGCGGCTCAGCGACGTGGCGCCGACGGTGTTGGGATTGATGGGCCTCGCCCAGCCGAGGGAGATGACCGGGGAGTCCCTGCTCGTGTCCGGGTCCGCGGTCAAGGCGGCCGGACGGCGATGACCGGTGCCGGTCGCGCGCTATTGCGAACGCTGGCGTTCGCCGTCGTTTGCGCGCTCGGATCGGCTGCGGCCTGGTCCGAGACCAAGGACGATCCAGGCCGCCGCCTGAAGCAGCTCGAACAGGACATCGCGCGCGATCGCGAGCAAAGCGAAAAACTCAAAAAGCGCGCGGCCGAGCTGGCGGTCGAGATCGAGCAGGTGCGCGCCCGCGCCGTCGCCGCCGCCCGCGTCGCGCAGGACGGCGAGCGGACGCTGGCTCGCTTCGAAACCGAGGTCGCCGCGCTCGGCCGCGCCGAAGCCATGGTCGCCGACCGGCTGCGCGCGC
This is a stretch of genomic DNA from Rhodospirillales bacterium. It encodes these proteins:
- a CDS encoding 2,3-bisphosphoglycerate-independent phosphoglycerate mutase, which encodes AMDRDKRWERVAQAFASLVDGRGERAGSPRAAVEAAYARGETDEFVKPTVIDGYAGMKDGDGLLMANFRADRVREILAALADPAFSGFARARVPALAARLGMTEYSAELDRLFLALFETENLTKILGEVVADAGLNQLRIAETEKYAHVTFFLNGGREQEFPGEERILVPSPKVATYDLKPEMSAIEVTDRLVEAIDSGRFDLIVVNYANGDMVGHTGVLSAAIRAAETIDACLGRLERALIEAGGAMLITADHGNCEQMADRATGQAHTAHTLNLVPAILVNGPASIVGLRDGRLSDVAPTVLGLMGLAQPREMTGESLLVSGSAVKAAGRR